In one Rhodococcus sp. B50 genomic region, the following are encoded:
- the trpA gene encoding tryptophan synthase subunit alpha, producing MSAPHERLTEIFATCRAENRAALVGYLPVGYPTVERSVEAMKTLVEGGCDLIEVGIPYSDPVMDGTTIQNAAFEAIANGVRVRDVFPAVEAITAAGGAAVVMTYWNLVIKYGVENFARDLAAAGGLGIITPDLVPDEAEEWIAAADKYGLGRIFLVAPSSTNERLATTLDKCRGFVYATSTMGVTGARDSVDNRAPEIVARVRTHSDIPVGVGLGVRNGAQAAEIAGYADGVIVGSALVSAVAEGHDALLALTQDLAKGVRSANVHS from the coding sequence GTGAGCGCCCCACACGAACGCCTGACCGAGATCTTCGCGACCTGCCGTGCCGAGAACCGCGCCGCGCTGGTCGGCTACCTCCCGGTCGGCTATCCGACGGTCGAGCGTTCCGTCGAGGCGATGAAGACCCTCGTCGAGGGCGGCTGCGATCTCATCGAGGTCGGCATCCCGTACAGCGACCCCGTCATGGACGGCACCACCATCCAGAACGCTGCGTTCGAGGCGATCGCCAACGGCGTCCGGGTCCGCGACGTCTTCCCCGCAGTCGAAGCGATCACCGCCGCCGGCGGTGCCGCAGTCGTGATGACCTACTGGAATCTCGTGATCAAGTACGGCGTCGAGAACTTCGCGCGCGACCTCGCCGCGGCGGGCGGACTCGGCATCATCACGCCGGATCTCGTGCCGGACGAGGCCGAGGAGTGGATCGCCGCGGCCGACAAGTACGGGCTCGGCCGGATCTTCCTGGTCGCGCCGTCGTCGACCAACGAACGCCTCGCGACCACCCTCGACAAGTGCCGCGGCTTCGTCTACGCCACGTCGACGATGGGTGTCACCGGTGCCCGCGACAGCGTCGACAACCGCGCGCCGGAGATCGTCGCCCGGGTACGCACGCACTCCGACATCCCGGTCGGCGTCGGCCTCGGTGTGCGCAACGGTGCACAGGCCGCGGAGATCGCGGGCTACGCCGACGGCGTGATCGTGGGTTCGGCGCTGGTCTCCGCCGTGGCCGAGGGACACGACGCGCTGCTCGCCCTCACACAGGATCTCGCGAAGGGCGTTCGCTCCGCTAACGTGCACTCGTGA
- the lgt gene encoding prolipoprotein diacylglyceryl transferase, whose protein sequence is MTSTASVLAYLPSPPQGVWYLGPFALRAYALCIIVGIVVAIWWGDRRWVARGGQAGTVLDIAVWAVPFGLIGGRLYHVATDWQKYFGAGAEPVDALKIWEGGLGIWGAVAFGALGAWIGCRRRGIPLPAFGDALAPAILLAQAIGRLGNWFNQELYGRETTVPWGLEIYERRNEAGQVAPGLVDGVSTGEVAFVVHPTFLYELLWNLAVVLLLVLVDRKFTIGHGRLFALYVAGYCAGRFWIELMRTDAATEIAGIRINTFTSGIVFVLAVAYFVLARKGREEPSTLNPAATANTAAAAPAGEQETAGRSPAAGRVDEATSGDNKGDHS, encoded by the coding sequence GTGACATCCACTGCGTCTGTTCTGGCATATCTGCCGAGTCCGCCGCAGGGCGTCTGGTACCTCGGGCCCTTCGCCCTCCGTGCCTACGCCCTGTGCATCATCGTCGGGATCGTCGTGGCGATCTGGTGGGGTGACCGCCGGTGGGTCGCCCGCGGCGGGCAGGCGGGCACCGTCCTCGACATCGCCGTGTGGGCGGTGCCCTTCGGTCTGATCGGCGGGCGGCTCTACCACGTAGCCACCGATTGGCAGAAGTACTTCGGAGCCGGGGCGGAGCCGGTCGACGCCCTGAAGATCTGGGAGGGCGGCCTCGGTATCTGGGGCGCCGTCGCGTTCGGAGCGCTGGGGGCGTGGATCGGGTGCCGCCGGCGCGGGATCCCGCTGCCCGCCTTCGGGGACGCGCTGGCCCCGGCGATCCTGCTGGCGCAGGCCATCGGGCGCCTCGGCAACTGGTTCAACCAGGAACTCTACGGCCGCGAGACCACGGTCCCGTGGGGACTCGAGATCTACGAGCGGCGCAACGAGGCGGGGCAGGTCGCTCCCGGGCTGGTCGACGGTGTGTCCACCGGCGAGGTGGCCTTCGTGGTGCACCCGACCTTCCTCTACGAACTGCTGTGGAACCTCGCCGTCGTGCTGCTGCTGGTGCTCGTCGACCGGAAGTTCACGATCGGCCACGGACGATTGTTCGCCCTCTACGTCGCCGGGTACTGCGCGGGCCGGTTCTGGATCGAACTCATGCGCACGGACGCCGCCACCGAGATCGCGGGCATCCGGATCAACACGTTCACCTCGGGCATCGTGTTCGTGCTCGCGGTCGCGTACTTCGTCCTTGCGCGCAAGGGCCGCGAGGAGCCCTCGACACTGAATCCGGCGGCGACAGCGAACACAGCCGCGGCCGCCCCGGCGGGCGAGCAGGAGACGGCCGGCCGCTCGCCTGCCGCCGGTAGAGTCGACGAGGCGACGTCCGGAGACAACAAGGGGGATCACTCGTGA
- a CDS encoding TM2 domain-containing protein, whose amino-acid sequence MTTQDPGAAGAPDSEPAKPDLTKRTGSGSGADTPDRSSESDQTPPPDLGRAFDYDATAQASLSAQPPTLDSLGGATGTPGPGWDTYSGVGNGPGWGNTPSYPPPAEHQSDYPPPGDYPYGEHAGRPGSGAGPVYGTPDPHYPIGSSPQGSPSAPGSSYSHVPPGPAPYGQPPQGGQGYGQPPQGGQYGSPGYGVSPAYGYTDPANPYGRDLAAPYGRDPYTGEPYSDKSKVTAGVLGILLGGFGAGRFYLDQPGVAVAQIAVTWLTCGIGGIWPLIDGILMLTGKVRDKNGRQLRP is encoded by the coding sequence GTGACCACACAGGACCCGGGAGCTGCGGGAGCACCCGATTCGGAGCCTGCCAAGCCGGACCTGACGAAGCGGACCGGGTCCGGATCCGGCGCGGACACCCCGGATCGGTCGTCGGAGAGCGACCAGACCCCGCCGCCCGATCTCGGACGGGCCTTCGACTACGACGCCACCGCGCAGGCCTCGCTGTCCGCGCAACCGCCCACCCTCGACTCTCTCGGTGGTGCCACCGGCACTCCGGGGCCCGGATGGGACACCTATTCCGGCGTCGGCAACGGCCCGGGTTGGGGGAACACACCCAGCTACCCGCCGCCGGCCGAGCACCAGTCCGATTACCCGCCGCCGGGCGACTACCCCTACGGCGAGCACGCGGGTCGGCCGGGAAGCGGCGCCGGACCGGTCTACGGGACACCCGATCCGCACTATCCCATCGGATCGTCGCCGCAGGGTTCACCATCGGCGCCGGGCTCCTCGTACTCCCACGTTCCGCCCGGTCCTGCGCCGTACGGACAGCCGCCCCAGGGCGGCCAGGGATACGGACAGCCGCCGCAGGGCGGCCAGTACGGCTCGCCCGGCTACGGGGTGTCGCCGGCCTACGGCTACACCGACCCGGCGAACCCGTACGGACGCGACCTCGCTGCCCCCTACGGCCGCGATCCCTATACCGGCGAGCCCTACTCCGACAAGAGCAAGGTCACCGCGGGCGTGCTGGGGATCCTGCTCGGCGGTTTCGGTGCCGGGCGCTTCTATCTCGACCAGCCGGGCGTGGCGGTCGCGCAGATCGCCGTCACCTGGCTCACCTGTGGTATCGGGGGCATCTGGCCGTTGATCGACGGCATCCTCATGCTCACAGGCAAGGTCCGCGACAAGAACGGACGTCAACTCCGTCCGTGA
- the pyk gene encoding pyruvate kinase, with protein MTRRTKIVCTMGPATADPDVLRNLVDAGMDVARLNFSHGEHADHEGHYNRVRAASEASGHAVGILADLQGPKIRLGRFAEDRTVWEHGEVVRITVDDVVGDHDRVSTTYKELAQDAVAGDRLLVDDGKVGLVVEAVEGNDVVCRVIEGGPVSNNKGVSLPGMNVSVPAMSEKDIEDLEFALRLGVDFIALSFVRSPADVELVHEVMDRVGRHVPVIAKLEKPEAVENLEAVVLAFDAVMVARGDLGVELPLEEVPLVQKRAIQIARENAKPVIVATQMLESMIENSRPTRAEASDVANAVLDGADAVMLSGETSVGKFPVETVRTMARIIAAVESDSTEVPALTHVPRTKRGVISYAARDIGERLDAKALVAFTQSGDTVRRLARLHTPLPLLAFTPVPHIRNQLALTWGTETFSVEPVDTTDQMVEQVDAALLSLGRYQRGDLVVIVAGAPPGRSGSTNLIHVHRLGEKDTR; from the coding sequence GTGACCCGACGCACCAAGATCGTTTGCACTATGGGGCCGGCCACCGCCGACCCCGATGTCCTGCGGAATCTCGTCGACGCCGGAATGGACGTCGCCCGCCTGAACTTCAGCCACGGCGAACACGCCGACCACGAGGGCCACTACAACCGGGTCCGCGCTGCGTCGGAGGCCTCCGGGCACGCCGTCGGCATCCTCGCCGATCTCCAGGGGCCGAAGATCCGGCTCGGACGATTCGCCGAGGACCGCACTGTGTGGGAACACGGTGAAGTAGTCCGCATCACCGTCGACGACGTGGTCGGCGACCACGACCGCGTCTCGACCACCTACAAGGAACTCGCTCAGGACGCCGTCGCCGGCGACCGGCTGCTCGTCGACGACGGCAAGGTCGGACTGGTGGTCGAGGCGGTGGAAGGCAACGACGTCGTCTGCCGGGTCATCGAGGGCGGACCGGTCAGCAACAACAAGGGTGTCTCCCTGCCGGGGATGAACGTCTCCGTTCCGGCCATGTCCGAGAAGGACATCGAGGATCTCGAGTTCGCCCTGCGCCTCGGTGTCGACTTCATCGCCTTGTCGTTCGTGCGGTCGCCGGCCGACGTCGAACTCGTCCACGAGGTCATGGACCGCGTCGGGCGGCACGTGCCGGTGATCGCCAAGCTCGAGAAGCCCGAGGCCGTCGAGAATCTCGAGGCCGTGGTCCTCGCCTTCGACGCGGTCATGGTGGCGCGCGGCGACCTCGGCGTCGAGCTGCCGCTCGAGGAGGTCCCGCTCGTGCAGAAGCGCGCGATCCAGATCGCGCGCGAGAACGCCAAGCCCGTCATCGTCGCGACGCAGATGCTCGAGTCGATGATCGAGAACTCGCGTCCCACCCGCGCCGAGGCGTCCGACGTCGCTAACGCGGTGCTCGACGGCGCCGACGCCGTGATGCTCTCGGGTGAGACCTCCGTCGGGAAATTCCCGGTCGAAACGGTTCGCACGATGGCGCGCATCATCGCCGCCGTCGAATCCGATTCGACGGAAGTTCCTGCGCTGACGCACGTTCCGCGCACCAAGCGCGGTGTCATCTCGTACGCCGCCCGCGACATCGGTGAGCGTCTCGACGCCAAGGCGCTCGTTGCCTTCACCCAGTCCGGCGACACCGTGCGCCGGCTCGCGCGTCTGCACACGCCGCTGCCGCTGCTCGCCTTCACGCCCGTCCCGCACATCCGTAACCAGCTGGCGCTGACGTGGGGTACCGAGACCTTCTCGGTCGAACCGGTCGACACCACCGATCAGATGGTCGAACAGGTCGACGCGGCATTGCTGTCGCTGGGCCGGTACCAGCGTGGCGATCTCGTGGTGATCGTCGCCGGTGCCCCTCCGGGACGTTCGGGTTCGACCAACCTCATCCACGTGCACCGGCTCGGTGAGAAAGACACCCGGTGA
- a CDS encoding acyl-CoA thioesterase II: MTRSDTTDLDVLLGLLDLEQTEENVFRGGHPTQVGSRTFGGQLVAQALVAAGRTVGDRPVHAVNAHFIRGGDVKRPIDYHVVTHRDGRDFANRMVTAYQDEQELFVMLAAFQRWGKGLEHSVTVPEVPLPEALPPIGERLRGFEDQLPHFVGALKPIDMRYANDPAWVLRGTGEKLGHNRVWMRADGQLPDDPLLHVATLAYASDTTVLDSILTTHGLSWGLDRIVAATVNHSIWFHRPLRFDEWHLYATESPVAAGSRGMATGRYFTIEGELVATVVQEGLIRHFPPRRPSGS, from the coding sequence GTGACACGTTCGGACACAACGGATCTCGATGTTCTCCTCGGCCTGCTCGATCTGGAGCAGACCGAGGAGAACGTCTTCCGGGGCGGGCATCCGACGCAGGTCGGCAGCCGCACCTTCGGCGGACAACTCGTCGCGCAGGCACTTGTCGCGGCCGGGCGCACCGTGGGTGATCGTCCGGTGCACGCGGTCAATGCCCACTTCATCCGGGGCGGCGACGTCAAGCGACCCATCGACTACCACGTCGTCACCCACCGGGACGGCCGGGATTTCGCCAACCGGATGGTCACCGCCTATCAGGACGAGCAGGAACTGTTCGTCATGCTCGCCGCCTTCCAGCGGTGGGGTAAGGGCCTCGAGCATTCGGTGACCGTTCCCGAAGTTCCACTGCCCGAAGCTCTTCCGCCGATCGGCGAACGTCTGCGCGGCTTCGAGGACCAGCTGCCGCACTTCGTCGGTGCACTCAAACCGATCGACATGCGTTACGCGAACGACCCTGCCTGGGTGCTGCGGGGAACGGGGGAGAAGCTCGGTCACAACCGCGTGTGGATGCGCGCCGACGGGCAGTTGCCCGACGATCCGCTGCTTCACGTCGCCACACTGGCCTACGCGTCCGACACGACCGTCCTCGACTCGATCCTCACCACCCACGGTCTGTCGTGGGGACTGGACCGGATCGTGGCCGCGACCGTCAACCATTCGATCTGGTTCCACCGTCCGCTCCGCTTCGACGAATGGCACCTGTACGCCACGGAATCGCCGGTGGCCGCAGGTTCCCGCGGGATGGCGACCGGCCGCTATTTCACGATCGAGGGTGAACTCGTAGCGACCGTCGTGCAGGAAGGGCTGATCCGTCACTTTCCGCCGCGTCGTCCGTCGGGGAGCTGA
- a CDS encoding MarR family winged helix-turn-helix transcriptional regulator translates to MTEHHETDLLSAAALTAFRLNGQFLALAETLARPVGLTAAWWQVLGAVSPAPLSVSAIAREMGVTRQSVQRIADLLVDKGLAEYRSNPAHRRAKLVAMTPAGRDAIRAIGPAHADATRALCEETGVEELTTIVEGMRALSAALDRSAGQLPDGRRGGK, encoded by the coding sequence GTGACGGAGCACCACGAGACGGACCTGCTCAGCGCGGCCGCACTGACCGCCTTCCGTCTCAACGGGCAGTTCCTCGCGCTGGCCGAGACCCTGGCGCGTCCCGTCGGGCTCACCGCCGCCTGGTGGCAGGTCCTCGGCGCGGTCTCCCCCGCTCCGCTCTCGGTTTCCGCGATCGCACGCGAGATGGGCGTCACCCGGCAGAGCGTGCAGCGCATCGCCGACCTTCTCGTCGACAAGGGCCTGGCGGAATACCGGTCCAATCCGGCGCACCGGCGCGCCAAGCTCGTCGCGATGACGCCCGCGGGCCGCGACGCGATCCGGGCGATCGGTCCGGCCCACGCCGACGCCACGCGCGCATTGTGCGAGGAGACCGGCGTCGAGGAACTGACGACAATCGTGGAGGGCATGCGCGCACTGTCCGCCGCCCTCGACCGATCGGCCGGTCAGCTCCCCGACGGACGACGCGGCGGAAAGTGA
- a CDS encoding DJ-1/PfpI family protein: protein MVDTVHVAVYDTLADWEIGYVSAHIADPEWQRNPGRYRVRTVGISAEPVTTKGGLRIVPDTVLADVTPEDSAMLILAGNDIWPTDAFAPFVDKARQFLDAGVPVAAACGATGAFAAAGLLDERPHTSNALEFLQGVGYGGASLYRDEPAVTDGDLITASGIAPVHFARAIFARLDVYEPRVLDAWYALYGERDPRGYYQLMASGS from the coding sequence ATGGTGGACACAGTTCACGTCGCCGTGTACGACACCCTGGCGGACTGGGAGATCGGATACGTCTCGGCGCACATCGCAGATCCCGAGTGGCAGCGGAATCCCGGGCGGTATCGCGTCCGCACGGTCGGCATCTCCGCCGAGCCGGTCACGACGAAGGGCGGACTCAGGATCGTCCCGGACACCGTGCTCGCGGACGTGACGCCCGAGGACAGCGCCATGCTGATCCTCGCGGGCAACGACATCTGGCCGACCGACGCCTTCGCTCCCTTCGTCGACAAGGCCCGGCAGTTCCTCGACGCCGGCGTACCGGTGGCGGCGGCTTGCGGCGCGACCGGGGCTTTCGCCGCCGCCGGACTACTCGACGAGCGGCCCCACACGAGCAACGCCCTCGAATTCCTGCAGGGCGTCGGATACGGCGGCGCAAGTCTGTACCGGGACGAGCCTGCAGTCACCGACGGCGATCTCATCACCGCGAGCGGCATCGCCCCGGTCCACTTCGCCCGCGCGATCTTCGCCCGGCTCGACGTGTACGAACCGCGCGTCCTCGACGCCTGGTACGCCCTCTACGGCGAACGCGACCCGCGCGGCTATTACCAGCTCATGGCATCCGGGTCGTGA
- a CDS encoding isopenicillin N synthase family dioxygenase, giving the protein MSDSTVLPVIDLSHLDGDDAARTALLDSLRVATHEIGFFHLAGHGIDTALADDLVAAAREFFALPEVDKLAIENLHSPHFRGYTRVGGERTQGYVDWREQLDIGPERDAVAEIDPDRPWEVLHGPNLWPERIPRLRELALRWIDEAGGVGRRLLGAWAESLGAPADHFEEAFADPDPLLKIARYPGHDRSVTDQGVGSHKDVGALTLLYPEPGSTGFQVELDGRWVEIDPLPGHFIVNIGELLEVATGGYLQATVHRVLPPPAGTDRVSLPFFLNPGLDRALPPVELPADLAAVARGVGPDAHGGTLHAVYGLNALKSRLRAHPNVAERFHADLLARFAAPR; this is encoded by the coding sequence ATGTCCGATTCGACGGTATTACCCGTCATCGATCTGTCCCATCTCGACGGAGACGACGCAGCCCGTACTGCTCTGCTCGACAGTCTCCGGGTGGCCACTCACGAGATCGGGTTCTTCCACCTCGCCGGTCACGGGATCGATACCGCGCTCGCGGACGACCTCGTCGCCGCGGCTCGCGAGTTCTTCGCCCTTCCCGAGGTAGACAAGCTCGCCATCGAGAACCTCCACTCGCCCCATTTCCGCGGCTACACCCGCGTCGGTGGTGAACGCACCCAGGGCTACGTGGACTGGCGCGAACAACTCGACATCGGTCCGGAGCGCGACGCTGTCGCCGAGATCGACCCCGACCGTCCCTGGGAGGTCCTGCACGGCCCCAATCTGTGGCCGGAGCGAATCCCGCGACTGCGCGAACTGGCGTTGCGCTGGATCGACGAGGCCGGCGGCGTCGGACGCCGACTGCTCGGTGCCTGGGCCGAATCGCTCGGCGCCCCGGCCGATCACTTCGAGGAGGCTTTCGCCGATCCCGATCCGCTGCTCAAGATCGCGCGCTATCCCGGGCACGACCGGTCGGTCACCGACCAGGGGGTAGGCAGTCACAAGGACGTCGGCGCGTTGACACTGCTGTATCCCGAGCCCGGCAGCACCGGATTCCAGGTCGAACTCGACGGTCGCTGGGTCGAAATCGACCCGCTCCCAGGTCATTTCATCGTCAACATCGGTGAACTCCTCGAGGTCGCCACCGGAGGTTACCTCCAGGCGACGGTCCATCGGGTGCTGCCCCCGCCCGCGGGCACCGACCGCGTGTCGTTGCCGTTCTTCCTCAATCCCGGTCTCGACCGGGCCCTCCCACCGGTGGAGTTGCCCGCGGATCTCGCAGCAGTTGCCCGCGGTGTCGGTCCCGACGCGCACGGCGGTACCCTGCACGCCGTCTACGGCCTCAACGCACTCAAGTCCCGGCTACGAGCACACCCGAACGTGGCGGAGCGTTTTCACGCGGATCTCCTCGCCCGCTTCGCCGCACCCCGATAA
- a CDS encoding MetQ/NlpA family ABC transporter substrate-binding protein produces MSLRRIVVASAALTLAVGLAACSSSEGDDTTLRISASSTPHVEILDQIVSTGALGDYTLDIVEITGEVDPNELLEAGDVDANFFQHEPYLTDWQKQKGVDDLVAVADVHLEPIGLYSNKIASLDELKDGDTVAVPRDTTNYARALYLLESAGLLEMDVPFEEADLSVVTESNITANPKNLNLVGIERPQLARQLDDAQITAAVINSNYALEAGLNPADDAILTEEVEGNPFSNLLVVRAENENDPAVTALAEALESPETAAWIEETYSGAVLPVHPTN; encoded by the coding sequence ATGTCACTGCGTCGTATCGTCGTCGCCTCCGCCGCGCTCACCCTCGCTGTGGGGCTGGCGGCCTGCTCGTCGTCCGAAGGGGACGACACCACCCTCCGGATCTCTGCATCGTCCACTCCGCACGTCGAGATCCTCGACCAGATCGTGAGCACCGGGGCGCTGGGCGACTACACGCTCGACATCGTCGAGATCACCGGCGAGGTCGATCCCAACGAACTGCTCGAGGCCGGCGACGTCGACGCGAACTTCTTCCAGCACGAGCCCTACCTGACCGACTGGCAGAAGCAGAAGGGGGTCGACGATCTCGTCGCGGTCGCCGATGTGCACCTCGAACCGATCGGTCTCTACTCGAACAAGATCGCGTCGCTCGACGAGCTGAAGGACGGCGACACCGTCGCCGTGCCGCGCGACACCACCAATTACGCCCGCGCGCTGTACCTGCTCGAATCGGCCGGTCTGCTCGAGATGGACGTGCCCTTCGAGGAGGCCGACCTGTCGGTGGTCACCGAATCGAACATCACCGCCAATCCTAAGAACCTGAACCTCGTCGGCATCGAGCGTCCGCAGCTCGCCCGTCAGCTCGACGACGCGCAGATCACCGCCGCCGTGATCAACTCCAACTACGCCCTCGAAGCCGGACTGAACCCGGCCGACGACGCCATCCTCACCGAAGAAGTCGAGGGCAACCCCTTCTCCAACCTGCTCGTCGTGCGGGCCGAGAACGAGAACGACCCGGCCGTCACCGCTCTCGCCGAGGCCCTCGAATCGCCCGAGACGGCTGCCTGGATCGAGGAGACCTACTCCGGCGCCGTACTGCCGGTCCACCCGACGAACTGA